A genome region from Schaalia sp. 19OD2882 includes the following:
- a CDS encoding HAD family hydrolase, protein MTITSHTATQALIDFVPTKSFFVGIDSDGCAMDAMDIKHQECFTPAYIKYFDLQAASTLVRQTALFVNLYSTTRGRNRWLALARLFDLLRERPEVAARGVKIPDGDELKRFIGSGLPLSDAGIAQFAAANPSEEIERCVTWGHGVNELIAWMVRGCAPFPGVREAMEAMQTDVDCMTVSATPGEALAREWGEHDLAKYVKVIAGQEMGSKAEHLRLAAKGKYEDDHILLIGDAPGDRDAAFGEGVLFYPINPGGEAASWKRFREEALPRFLAGTYRGAYQDALVTEFEALLPADPPWRTDCPTTTSKERTLR, encoded by the coding sequence ATGACCATCACATCCCACACAGCCACCCAAGCGCTCATCGACTTCGTCCCCACGAAGTCCTTCTTCGTCGGAATCGACTCCGACGGTTGCGCGATGGACGCCATGGACATCAAGCACCAGGAGTGCTTCACCCCCGCCTACATCAAGTACTTCGACCTGCAGGCGGCATCGACTCTGGTGCGGCAGACGGCGCTGTTCGTCAACTTGTACTCGACGACACGTGGCCGGAATCGCTGGCTAGCCCTGGCGCGCCTGTTCGACCTGCTGCGAGAGCGTCCCGAGGTCGCCGCCCGCGGCGTGAAGATCCCCGACGGAGATGAACTCAAACGCTTCATCGGCTCGGGGCTGCCCCTGTCGGACGCCGGCATCGCCCAATTCGCCGCCGCGAATCCCTCCGAAGAGATCGAACGGTGCGTGACCTGGGGCCACGGCGTCAATGAGCTCATCGCCTGGATGGTGCGCGGCTGCGCCCCCTTCCCCGGCGTGCGTGAGGCCATGGAGGCCATGCAGACCGACGTCGACTGCATGACGGTGTCAGCCACGCCGGGCGAAGCCCTTGCCCGCGAGTGGGGCGAACACGACCTCGCCAAGTACGTGAAGGTCATCGCCGGCCAGGAGATGGGCTCGAAGGCGGAGCACCTGCGTCTGGCCGCCAAGGGCAAGTACGAGGACGACCACATCCTGCTCATCGGTGACGCCCCGGGCGACCGGGATGCGGCCTTCGGCGAAGGTGTTCTCTTCTACCCCATCAATCCCGGAGGGGAAGCGGCCTCGTGGAAGCGCTTCCGTGAGGAGGCGTTGCCGCGTTTCCTCGCCGGGACCTACAGGGGTGCCTACCAGGACGCCCTCGTCACCGAATTCGAAGCCCTGCTGCCTGCGGACCCGCCCTGGCGCACGGACTGCCCCACGACGACCTCCAAGGAAAGGACACTGCGATGA